Proteins encoded within one genomic window of Candidatus Zixiibacteriota bacterium:
- a CDS encoding DUF4159 domain-containing protein — translation MPRIYLLAILLALFIANPIGAQERRGMLPPQLRVPQPPPPPPSINPSAVTVARLHYSGGGDWYWGGSSIPNFLKFLRENSNFPIDPEEKTIQIMDDNLFRYPFLFATGHGIMKFTDDEKVRLRTYLAGGGFLFINDSYGMEKNLKKELAALFPERPLVELPFDHPIYHSYYDFSTGPPKIHEHDNKPPQGFGITIDGRVVLYYLYESDIGDGWEDPQVHNDPPEKREAALKMGMNILVYALTH, via the coding sequence ATGCCCAGAATTTACTTGCTTGCTATTTTACTTGCCTTATTTATCGCAAACCCGATCGGCGCTCAGGAGCGGCGGGGCATGCTTCCGCCACAATTGCGCGTGCCTCAGCCCCCTCCCCCACCCCCGTCAATCAACCCTTCGGCGGTCACGGTGGCGCGGCTTCACTACAGCGGCGGCGGCGACTGGTATTGGGGCGGATCCTCGATCCCCAATTTCCTCAAATTCCTTCGGGAAAACAGCAATTTCCCGATCGATCCCGAGGAGAAGACTATCCAGATAATGGATGATAACCTGTTCCGGTACCCGTTTCTGTTCGCGACCGGGCATGGGATCATGAAATTCACCGATGATGAAAAAGTTCGCCTGCGAACCTATCTGGCCGGAGGCGGTTTTCTGTTTATCAACGACTCGTACGGGATGGAGAAGAATCTAAAAAAGGAACTGGCGGCTCTTTTCCCCGAGCGGCCGCTGGTGGAACTCCCTTTTGACCATCCGATTTACCACAGCTATTACGATTTTTCCACCGGCCCGCCCAAAATCCACGAGCACGACAACAAACCACCCCAGGGATTCGGGATAACGATCGATGGCCGCGTGGTATTGTATTACCTCTATGAATCCGATATAGGTGATGGCTGGGAGGACCCGCAGGTGCACAACGATCCGCCCGAAAAGCGGGAAGCGGCCCTGAAAATGGGGATGAATATTTTAGTCTATGCCCTGACCCATTAA